The following proteins come from a genomic window of Misgurnus anguillicaudatus chromosome 10, ASM2758022v2, whole genome shotgun sequence:
- the serinc2l gene encoding serine incorporator 1 — translation MGACMALCSLASCASCLCGTAPCLLCGCCPSSNNSTITRLVFSFFLLLGTLVSVIMILPGMETQLRKIPGFCQGGTTIPGIQNHVNCDVIVGYKSVYRMCFAMACFFFLFSAIMIRVRSSKDPRGAIQNGFWFFKFLILVGITVGAFFIPDGTFHDVWFYFGIVGSFMFILIQLILLIDFAHSWNEVWVRNAEEGNSKCWFSGLLFFTIIHYALAFAAIVLFYLYYTKPDDCTEHKFFISFNLILCVIVSVVSILPKVQEFSPQSGLLQSSVITLYTMYVTWSAMTNNPNRACNPSLLSLVSNVTTVTPTSSPGVVQWWDAQGIVGLVIFLFCTFYASIRSSNNAQVNRLMQTEEGGGSDGVEEVGKDGVRHAVDNEEDGVTYSYSFFHFHLFLASLYIMMTLTNWYKPDVSTQAMQSTMPAVWVKISSSWLGLALYLWTLVAPLVLPDRDFN, via the exons ATGGGGGCTTGTATGGCGTTGTGCTCTCTTGCGAGCTGT GCATCGTGTTTGTGTGGCACCGCTCCATGTCTGCTGTGTGGCTGCTGTCCTTCTAGCAACAACTCCACCATCACACGGCTGGTCTTCTCTTTCTTCCTTTTGTTGGGCACATTGGTATCTGTAATAATGATCTTGCCTGGCATGGAGACACAGCTTCGTAAG ATTCCTGGATTTTGTCAAGGGGGAACCACAATACCAGGGATTCAGAACCATGTTAACTGTGACGTGATTGTGGGATACAAATCAGTGTACCGTATGTGCTTTGCTATGGCTTGCTTCTTTTTCTTGTTCTCTGCTATCATGATTCGCGTTCGGAGCAGCAAAGACCCTCGCGGAGCCATTCAGAACGGGT TTTGGTTCTTTAAGTTTTTGATATTAGTTGGTATCACCGTTGGAGCCTTTTTCATCCCCGATGGAACATTTCATGATG TTTGGTTCTACTTTGGTATTGTGGGCTCCTTCATGTTTATCCTGATCCAGCTCATCCTCCTGATTGACTTTGCCCACTCTTGGAATGAAGTATGGGTGAGGAATGCTGAGGAGGGCAATAGCAAGTGTTGGTTCTCAG GTCTGCTGTTCTTCACCATTATTCACTATGCCCTGGCTTTCGCCGCTATTGTGCTGTTTTATCTGTACTACACGAAACCCGACGACTGCACCGAACACAAGTTCTTCATTAGCTTCAACCTTATTCTCTGTGTCATCGTATCTGTGGTTTCCATTCTGCCCAAAGTGCAG GAGTTTTCACCTCAGTCTGGTCTGCTTCAGTCATCTGTTATCACTTTGTACACTATGTATGTCACCTGGTCCGCCATGACTAACAATCCTA ATCGGGCATGTAATCCTAGTCTACTCAGCCTAGTGTCCAACGTAACCACAGTTACACCCACGAGCTCTCCGGGGGTGGTACAGTGGTGGGATGCTCAAGGCATTGTGGGATTGGTCATCTTTCTATTTTGCACCTTCTATGCcag CATCCGTTCATCCAACAACGCTCAGGTAAATAGGCTGATGCAGACAGAAGAGGGAGGGGGATCTGATGGTGTTGAGGAGGTGGGCAAAGATGGTGTGCGGCATGCCGTTGATAATGAGGAGGACGGTGTCACGTACAGCTACTCCTTTTTTCACTTTCACCTTTTCCTGGCCTCTCTTTACATCATGATGACTCTCACTAACTGGTACAA ACCTGATGTCAGCACCCAGGCCATGCAAAGCACAATGCCTGCAGTGTGGGTCAAGATCAGCTCCAGCTGGCTGGGTCTGGCCCTCTACCTGTGGACCCTTGTGGCTCCTCTGGTTTTGCCCGACCGAGACTTCAACTGA